Genomic DNA from Salarias fasciatus unplaced genomic scaffold, fSalaFa1.1, whole genome shotgun sequence:
CCAGTCCGAGTGCTTTGCTCTCAAACTGGTTCATGATGGCAGTCTTCCTGGAGAGGTGAGCAGACAGGggttcctccacctctccagcccCCATCAGACACTCCGCCTGTGCAGGCCCGAGCTCCATCTCGCCctggctccctcctcctcctcctaaacTGCCGCCACCGATGCCGCTCCCGCAGCCCCGGGGCAGGTCTGACAGATCCCCCATCCCTCCCTGGCTGCTCATCTCACCGTCCAAACCTCCACCTGGTCTGGAAATGGCCTTCCGGTCTGCAGTGGATTTGGAAGACTGTTGGAGAAAAAGAGATTTTTAGCCAATAAAATAGAGAAAGACCAGAAGTCACACTTTCAAAGTGGTGTCTGTATCTGTCACCTGATCCTGTTTGCTCTGCGTGGCCAGCAGGTAGTGCTCATCGTGAGGGTCCTCTGAATCGCCTTGTGAACGGTACTGAAGCGACGTCATTTTTTGGCCAACGATACCAAACGTGGTCGGGTAGAAGAGACCCATGGGCGCCTGACGAGGGGAAACCGCTTTTCAGCTTCAGTCGGAAACAATACGATCATTCGCTACTCTTTAGGAACAAGTACCTGTAACTTCTCATCTCCCAATCGAACCTGGTACAGAAGAGCCGGGGCTTCTGGGAAACGTGTCTGAAATTCATGATCCTGTAGTCCTGAGATATCCTGGAAATGATACGCATTCTGCTATCAGTCTAGGCAGAAACTATTTTCCACGGACTCAAAATGCACAAGTACCGTCCCATAATACAAATAACCCACTTGATTCAGGTGGCAGAAGGTTTCCTTGAGCTGCTGTAAGAGCTGACAGTCCAGTCTGTTGGACAGCTGACAGTCTCTGTAGGGAAATCCTGCTCTTTGCAGGAGCCAGAAGAAAGTGCGAGTCACATCTGAACCGCCGTACGCCAAACACAAcctgaagaaataaagacagaactgaACCGTGGAAATccttcacttaaaaaaaatacttttatgtgtccagtttagttttctcagctGTACCTGGAGTTTCGATGGGAAACTCCGTCCTCGACACAGCAGAGGCTGGTCTTCTGGTCGCCTACGTCCACAACGCATGCACTGCTCAGGCCGCTGCCAAAGGTAGCACACACAGATTCCTGGTGCACAATGatagctacacacacacacacacacacacacacacccgcgcaAAAGAGAAGTTGATGGTAGATTATAATCATAAACCCTCCGTCAGAGCTGAAGCATGGAGTCAGTCCATACAGGCTGTTTTCCTGTGTGAAGCTGAACATGTCTGTATGTGTATTACCTGAGAAGTTCATATTGagcagcagcatgttgacaACCTCTTTGATGTGCTGTCTGTTGTAAATGTCAGGGACCAGAAGAATACACCTGTAATACTAGCAAGAagaggttaaaagaaaaaaaagtaagtttAATTGTGAATTTCCTCCGTCTGTGCACTTTAATCTCACTGCTGGTTTAATATTCTCGTTGCCTTTCAGACAATAGAAATGAGATGTAAGATGTCGCTCACCTTTAAGTCCTTGAGGGGGATTTCCAGATGCTTCTGAATAACATAGCTCCAGATGGTCTCCAGGTCAGCCAGGACGGCGCTCAGCGAGCCTCCAGGGCCGGCGTGCACAttgagctgacctctgaccactGGCCAGTGGATGTTGTAGCAGTCGGATGGATTCACATAGAGAGCCTGGCAGAATGGAGGCGGGTCGGTCAAAGAAGTTAGAAAACCGAACACCAGCGTCAAAACCTCTTTTATCCATAGAGATCTGAGAGATTCAGACACCAGCACTGACCTCTCCCACCAGGTACGGAGGATGGTGGCCTGTGTTGGTCCACTTcactctggagctgctgtcgaGCACTGCAGGACGGATCTGACAGTTGTACGCTCTggcctgattcacacacaaCAAAGCAGATGCATTGATCGTCACTGATAtctgctgtttgtgaggtttgcaCACTTAAATATCCACACCAGGTCTGTTTCTTGAGTAAACCGACCTGTTCAGAGGAGACGGGTGTTCTCCTCACTCCATTGACATCTTCTTAGACCAGATGGCTTGGTCGACCATTTTGAGTCCATTCTGCCTCTGCTCATTGCTCTCTGGTTTCTGtcagcaaacacaaaatgatGGCATCGTGAGCTTGATTAGCAAACAGTAGAACGCACACTAACTGAATGAATGCATACCGGCTGCGTCGGACTGTGTGAATCTTACATTTAAGCCTCCTCTCAGAAGCCATGCGTTTCATATCTAGCCTGCCCGCTTTGCTTGTGTCTGCGTGCGATCACATGGGGACAGTCACCGGCAGAGTGTCTGTGGCTCGACCGATGCGCAGCGTCCTCGAACCCGGGGATGACGACCACAAAGTTGCTTTGTATTTGCTGTAAAAAGCAAATACAAGTGAGAAACGTGTCAAAATGAGGACATCATTGTATGAACCGAGAACACACTGTATCCCTTAAAGTCATATGCATGGAGACATGTggggctctttttttttttttttagaactgaTTCAGATTGATAGATCTGAAAGATGGAAGCCACCAGCCGCTTGAAAGACTGACCTGGGTGATAATATTGCATCTTCTCTGTCAGGCCATCTGAGAAATTCTGCAGAGCTTGAGGAGATTTTAGctcaagaataaaaaaaagttgagctCAAAAGCTACCAAGCGCCCAAATATTCACAggcaaaataaattattatcTGCAGTTTGGCAGAATATGGAACATGGGACATTTATTGAGTGTTTTCTAATTTCTTTAAGACCGGGGTCACTCTGAAGCACTGTGTTTGACAGGATGCCCCAGCTTCTTACATCTTTTTCAAAGTTCCGACAAAGGGACAGACGGGAGCATCgtgcgggccggttttggctcACGGACCTGATGTTTGAAACCCCAGTTCTGAGCAGTTCTGTGGCTTTCGGCAGAACCACATCTGTCTGGCtgtgtcaaaaaatgtaaagtgAAAGATGAGTTTATTCAGTGAGTAAAGAGCCTGACCTCCTGCTGGGGCTCCGGGATGACCGGAGGGGCGATGGGTCTCTTCACGCCgcgctgctgctccttctctttctccttctctcgatccttctctttctcttttccgtTATCCTGCTCCTTCTCAGCCTGGGTCATCTTCGCTGCCCAAAACCCCGCTGACGATTTTTCAGTTCAGGTATCAAAG
This window encodes:
- the LOC115384789 gene encoding LOW QUALITY PROTEIN: actin-related protein 8-like (The sequence of the model RefSeq protein was modified relative to this genomic sequence to represent the inferred CDS: inserted 6 bases in 5 codons); the protein is MTQAEKEQDNGKEKEKDREKEKEKEQQRGVKRPIAPPVIPEPQQEQIQSNFVVVIXPGSRTLRIGRATDTLPVTXPHVIARRHKQSGQARYXNAWLLRGGLNKPESNEQRQNGLKMVDQAIWSKKMXNGVRRTPVSSEQARAYNCQIRPAVLDSSSRVKWTNTGHHPPYLVGEALYVNPSDCYNIHWPVVRGQLNVHAGPGGSLSAVLADLETIWSYVIQKHLEIPLKDLKYYRCILLVPDIYNRQHIKEVVNMLLLNMNFSAIIVHQESVCATFGSGLSSACVVDVGDQKTSLCCVEDGVSHRNSRLCLAYGGSDVTRTFFWLLQRAGFPYRDCQLSNRLDCQLLQQLKETFCHLNQDISGLQDHEFQTRFPEAPALLYQVRLGDEKLQAPMGLFYPTTFGIVGQKMTSLQYRSQGDSEDPHDEHYLLATQSKQDQSSKSTADRKAISRPGGGLDGEMSSQGGMGDLSDLPRGCGSGIGGGSLGGGGGSQGEMELGPAQAECLMGAGEVEEPLSAHLSRKTAIMNQFESKALGLDKAILHSIDCCASDETKRKMYSSILVVGGGLMFHGVQEFLLHRIINKMPPSFRRLVDNVEVITRPKDMDPRXISWKGGAVLACLDTTQEMWIHHREWQRFGVRMLRERAAFVW